TTGCATATTGTGACGACTAGGGGGGCCGTGGTCCAGTGGATAATTGTTGGACATGCTGGATTATAGCACGGGGGTGGGTATATATATGCGATGTGTTATATCGTGGGAGACGTTGAGTTGGAACGAGCGCAGCTCCACGGACTGGACCGACCGACCGAGAAATGCGACCGGCGCGATCGAATCGACGAAGCAAGGATGAAGAACGGAATGAGGAGACACGAGGATAACTGCCGAAACGCACGAGAAAGGAAACACGGAGATCAGACGGAATTGGTAAGGGAAAGTCGAGGAATGTAGCGATCGtgggagaggagagaggagaggagcgAAGATGGCTGTCACTGGAATCTAACACTCGAGTTTCAGCCCTGCAGGTGTCAGGAGAGACAAGTAAAGGAATTACTCGGTATACCAGAGTATACAGATAGAATAGAATATGTTTTGGACGAGATGAAGAATGAATTGAATTGTGGGTGAAATAataggagaaagagagaccGAGAGATAGTGGCACGAAGCCTTGTACAGAGGTAGTGTGTGTAAGGAGCGTGTGTGACTTgaaagcaaaaagagaaCAATCAATAAAGCAAATCAGTCAAAAGAACTCGCACTATCGAAGttgatcttttttttttaaaaaaaaaaaaaaaaactgctTTTCCCGATGCGGAACTTGACTCTACAGAGCTCTATACAACTACACTACCGACAGAGTATATACAGGTTCAGTTATACTCTGCACAGCTATGCTATACGGCTATATATAATTCACTATATTATACCCTGTACTCTGCCTGTACAGATGTCAGGATGTTGAATCAAACCCTCGTCCACATTGCCGCCCCCAGTTCCCTTCACGACGACTGCCGCTATCGAGCTCAAGCCGACGCCATTCTCCAGACCTTCTACCATGACAAGAAGGAGACTGTCCACGACGAGAATAGTCTCCCGCATGATCCTCCCCTCGCACCTGCACGATTAGCTCCCGACTCCTTCGATAGTCCGGTCTCTGTCATCCCCGAATCGCCACTGGGTAAACGGCCATCACCACCATTATCACCAGAACAACCCAACAAAAGACGCCATGCAGACTCCCAACCAGACacgcaagaagaagaagaagaacaacatGAAATAAAACCCCCCCTCAGCAtccacccaccaccaccccccATTGCCTCAACCCCCTTCACCACTCACATCACACccaccctctccctcctcgccaACCGCCTCAATCTCGCCCGGACGTTTGTCCCGGCGCACCAGGCCCGCCCGCTCCACCTCCTCGAACGGGGTTATTGGTGGCTTCGCCTGCGTTTGCGCGACCCGGCGCTGAACTCCCGTTATCCCCGGCCTTCGGATCGGGGCTGGAACGCCCGATGGTCCGGTGCTACTACTACTAGCACTACTGCTACTAATAGTAGTATTGCGGATGCAAATAATCCTACAAGAGCGGGTGCGCGTGCGGATTCAAATACCTGGGACAGGGAACTGTTCACTCGCTTTTGGGCTTTTTTATCCGATCTCATTGCCAAAGAAGGGCGCGCGGGATGGGGTGTGTGGTGTATTCTCGAGCGAGAATCAGAGCCAGAGGTAGAGGCCGAGTTCGAGTCAGGAGGAGCAGATCGAGATCTGTTTCCAGATCGGGGGCATGATCACCGTCCTACTCCTCATCCACCGGATAACGCTACAACCACCACTAACCCGTCTGCTGGAAATTTTGTGTTGAAGGTGTATACATGGGGCGAAGTCGCGCCTCATGTATATTTGTTGTTGTATCTTGCTAGTGAGCGCCGGATCCGGGGGATGGGTACGCAGTGGCGCGATGCGTCCGAGGCGGTTGTTATTCAGATGGCTTGACCTGGTACCTCCCTGAACTGTACTTTGTATATataatactccgtacttttgCTATAACTAGTTTGCTTGTTTGTACACTGATGTCCGGGTTTGGGTTTAATGACCTCATGGTCGCTACACACCCTACATATGTACACTTTATACAAACACTTATATCTGCAGCCAGTCAGCAGGATCCTTATGGATGATCCACGGGATCCTAGATCTTGCATCTTGCATCTTACATGGCAGATGGCGACCGACCAACCTGGTTCTGCTGCTTACATGCTTATGCCCCTCAGGATCTGCGGGATCGCACTATGTGCAGGAGGGTTATTGGGTTAGGAAGGATTCGGGCAGAAGTCCCGGTGTGAGGGATTGGCTCGACGATGGCCAGTCCAGACCGTGTTATTCATCAGGGTGTTCTGGACACTGACACTTTTACGATAGACACGATGATATTTCATACCagaagaagctgaagctAGATTGACTACTATCACTGGACTATAATACACCTcgcagacaaagaaaaatTGCTGTATGCAAATGCAATAGCCACGTTGTACCATATGGCCAAGATTTTAAAAGAATATTAATGTCACGAAAAGAAATGGAAATGGAAATGAATGAATAAGCCAGCCGACGCCGGTGAAACGAAAGATTAGTAGTTCAGCTCACCACCCCCAGCACCACCGACAGCATCCAAATCCTCATAGCTCTTCAGGCTTCGCCCTTGTACGGCCTCGCGTGGCCCCATGCCCTGCGGCCCGGCATCGGGAAACCCGCTTGGACCAACCATTGCAGCCGCCGGATGGCCCGGGGGAATAAACGCCGCGCCTGCGTTGGCTGGCATGCGGCCGCCAGGTCTGTACATGCCTTGGACAGGACTCAAGCGCCCACTACCCGCTGCATTGTAACGCCCGCGTCGTTCGTACGGCCCAGCAGACCGGTTGTTGTTGTACCGGTTGCCGCGACGCATCACGCCGGGCTGATGCAGTCCAGGGTGATCTCCGGCAATCATCCCATTGCTTGCCCAGGGACCTGCTTGGTTCATCATGAATCCCGGCATACCTCCTGGAGGCATCCCTTGGAAGCCGGCCGGAATCGGTCCGTTGCCCATGTATGGCATGCTCGCCAGACTGAATCC
This Aspergillus chevalieri M1 DNA, chromosome 3, nearly complete sequence DNA region includes the following protein-coding sequences:
- a CDS encoding uncharacterized protein (COG:S;~EggNog:ENOG410PSYC), giving the protein MLNQTLVHIAAPSSLHDDCRYRAQADAILQTFYHDKKETVHDENSLPHDPPLAPARLAPDSFDSPVSVIPESPLGKRPSPPLSPEQPNKRRHADSQPDTQEEEEEQHEIKPPLSIHPPPPPIASTPFTTHITPTLSLLANRLNLARTFVPAHQARPLHLLERGYWWLRLRLRDPALNSRYPRPSDRGWNARWSGATTTSTTATNSSIADANNPTRAGARADSNTWDRELFTRFWAFLSDLIAKEGRAGWGVWCILERESEPEVEAEFESGGADRDLFPDRGHDHRPTPHPPDNATTTTNPSAGNFVLKVYTWGEVAPHVYLLLYLASERRIRGMGTQWRDASEAVVIQMA